One window of the Conexibacter sp. SYSU D00693 genome contains the following:
- a CDS encoding MlaD family protein: protein MSVRRVRHTVDPARSPRVLATGALTVLVALAVLVVAMRSSSGLPGQGHYEVRAQVAQRPGTPVLPPRGSDVRIAGKRVGRTQQARLERGVATIELQLDQDAGPLPVDSRVHVRAQGLLGAKYVDVVPGSDRATVDSGGVLAPDGSSVSVTLSEALQAFDAPSRAALSQMLRGLGGGLAGRGARLNEGLDDLATGFERFSLALRPVLHDRSLPALVRDAEGFAGALDPVREELGRSPAAIERAVRPFAQERPSVARLLRTAPGALEGVRADLGRTDPVLARAERFARAATAFTRDAPRALRSATTLLRDGRAPLGAARRVLRTADAAIPPALRLTGALGPVLPRLDTVLETSRAPVRTLGEFGCDVQLFGRTWRSMLGFAPAGQEGPLGPLTVLRASLTAGAGIPGAPALTPGVGNGVDGTIEPCEERRRP, encoded by the coding sequence GTGAGCGTCCGCCGCGTCCGCCACACCGTCGACCCCGCGCGCAGCCCCCGCGTGCTGGCCACGGGCGCCCTCACGGTCCTCGTGGCGCTCGCCGTGCTCGTCGTCGCCATGCGCTCGTCGTCGGGGCTGCCCGGCCAGGGCCACTACGAGGTCCGCGCGCAGGTCGCCCAGCGGCCCGGCACGCCGGTGCTGCCGCCGCGCGGGTCCGACGTGCGCATCGCCGGCAAGCGCGTCGGCCGCACGCAGCAGGCGCGGCTCGAGCGCGGGGTCGCCACGATCGAGCTCCAGCTCGACCAGGACGCCGGGCCGCTGCCGGTCGACAGCCGCGTCCACGTCCGCGCCCAGGGTCTGCTCGGCGCGAAGTACGTCGACGTCGTGCCGGGCAGCGACCGGGCGACGGTCGACAGCGGCGGCGTGCTCGCCCCCGACGGCTCGTCGGTCTCGGTGACGCTCTCGGAGGCGCTCCAGGCCTTCGACGCGCCGAGCCGCGCCGCGCTCTCGCAGATGCTCCGGGGCCTCGGCGGCGGGCTGGCGGGCCGCGGAGCGCGCCTCAACGAGGGCCTCGACGACCTGGCCACCGGCTTCGAGCGCTTCTCGCTGGCCCTGCGGCCCGTGCTGCACGACCGCTCGCTGCCGGCGCTCGTGCGCGACGCCGAGGGCTTCGCCGGCGCGCTGGACCCGGTCCGCGAGGAGCTCGGACGCAGCCCCGCCGCGATCGAGCGCGCGGTGCGCCCCTTCGCGCAGGAGCGCCCGAGCGTCGCGCGCCTGCTGCGCACCGCCCCGGGCGCGCTGGAGGGCGTGCGCGCGGACCTCGGGCGCACCGATCCCGTGCTCGCGCGCGCCGAGCGCTTCGCGCGGGCCGCGACGGCGTTCACCCGGGACGCGCCGCGCGCGCTGCGCTCGGCCACGACGCTGCTGCGCGACGGCCGCGCGCCGCTCGGGGCGGCCCGGCGCGTCCTGCGGACTGCCGACGCCGCGATCCCGCCGGCGCTGCGGCTCACGGGCGCCCTGGGCCCCGTGCTGCCCCGCCTCGACACCGTCCTGGAGACCTCGCGCGCGCCCGTGCGCACGCTCGGCGAGTTCGGCTGCGACGTCCAGCTCTTCGGGCGCACGTGGCGGTCGATGCTCGGCTTCGCCCCCGCCGGCCAGGAGGGACCGCTCGGCCCGCTCACCGTCCTGCGCGCGTCGCTCACCGCGGGCGCCGGGATCCCGGGCGCGCCCGCCCTCACGCCCGGCGTCGGCAACGGCGTCGACGGGACGATCGAGCCCTGCGAGGAGCGCCGCCGCCCGTGA